TATATGCAGTTTCAGTGGATCGGAGAGAATCCACCCTCATGCTCTATGCATTAGAATGTGATTTCTTCGTTAACTGCTACTATGCCTATCAAGTATCAACATATAATGATTTTTGTATTTTCAGGTTATCCCAAGATCATCCATCGTGATATCAAAGCTGCTAACATTCTCCTCGATTTTAATTTCCAAGCAAAGGTGAGCAAATGATCAATTTATCCATTTGATGAACTTGATGAACAACCCCTTGCATTGTGTCTGCAGGTTGCTGATTTTGGGCTTGCAAAGTTTTGCCCGGATATGAATACGCATGTTTCCACTCGAGTCATGGGAACTCTAGGGTACATTATTACAACACAATCTCTTCACAATTCTTCATCAATTCAAACATAACAATAAAAAGGCTCATGCATGAATTGTGAGGTCAGGTATGTAGCTCCTGAATATGCTTCCAGTGGAAACCTCACTGAAAAAGCCGACGTTTTCTCCTTTGGAGTCATGCTTCTCGAGTTAATTACTGGTCGCCGACCAGTAATTGATTCACGTCATACTTTCATGGAGGTTAGTTTAATTTGGTACAAAGGTTAatgtattatatattatatcTGTACAGATATAACTATTCATAtgtctttttttattagtttaatcttCTCACAGAAGTGGTTTCATGAATTCTCGCAGGCAATGCCTTTGCTAATAAAGGTTTTGAAAGAGAATAATTTTGAAGTTGTAGCTGACCAAAAGCTCCAAAATCAGTATGAAGCAACCGAAATGGTTTCCATGCTGGCCTCTGCAGCTGCTTCTATACGATATGAAGCAAAGCTTCGACCAAAGATGAGCCAGGTATTAATGAAATACTCATTATTTTGACTTTCATTAACAAAGATTTAACTTGTAAGTTCACATCAAATTAAATGAGAACTTATATTTGCACGTACGTGCATATCTCTTTTGTACTATCAAGGATCAAGGTTAGCAAGCGTAGACAGTTGAGAACTGTTATGGTAGTTTGTGCCTTAGTGGTTGATCTGCTAAATAGGAAAAGTTTGTTATGGCTGTTAGACTTGTTGCTAGCTGAGGCATCTGTTTGCATTCTTGTATAAATACTTCATATTTTTATAGAAATCTTGTTAGAAATAATATAAccgtaactttttttttgtttaaatttttaaataaaaaaagtataagacaagtaaaaaaaagtctatatacaaaaataatttaagtaagtccaaaaaaatttacttaaaaaatcatattaaaaatataatatttatatattttttctattaacttaatcttttaaaaaacttAATTTCATGACAAATTTTACACAAGTATTCATTCCTTTTCTAAAGTCTTGAATATGCAATATTTGGTTTCTCTTCCTTACTTTGTGCCTAAGTCACAATTTGTTCATGTACATATTTTGTTTatagtataataaaataaattttttattttttttaaattttatcaattacttttaataattaaaaagaaaagtgtACAACAGAAGTGCATATAACATTCTtcaaattaaatatgtaaaaggTCTATTTATAACGGTTTCTTTTTCGagaaaagaaattattttatattcaataaaatatattttatatagttaTAAAAGTTTTttacaatatatttttaaaaagaaaagactgttttttttattattttaatgatccTTGCATGTATGTGTTGCAGATAGTTCGTGCTTTGGAAGGAGATGCATCTCAAGTAGCTGAGTTCACTTCTAATGTATTACGCTTAGATTCTGAGGCTGCTACATACAGACGAGAAATGATCAAAATCATTAGTGACATGAGTGGATCCACGAGTTAATTAGTTGGTATAAACCCATCTGATCAACAATACAAGTCTCGGGAACGAGCCTTAATTATTAAGTATTTCAAAATCTACACAAATACAATATTAATGGACTCTAATACTACAAAAAAAAGGTAAAGTATCGTCGGATTTACtgttggaaaaacgaaaaaatttAATGGTAAATTAATTATCGTTGAAAATAATCAGATGGTATAAATTTTGTCAGTAAATATTTACTGTGGAAATTTTTTCGTTCAACAGTAATTAATTATGGTCGAATTCTACGACGGATTACCAGTTCGAGAAACTAATCGGTTATCGGTGAATTTTTCCGACGATATTATTGGCGCTAAAAAATATCGTTTTGCGCATGCACTATTACCGTCGGATTATTCCTataataaatccgacggtaatgtcaattttttttaaaaaaaaattgaaataaataatcaattttaatttatattgctaGTCCTCATCGTCGTTGTCGTCGGTCCCGTAACCCTCCTGTGTCAGCAGCGCAAAAGGCAGTGATGTCCGTGAACCACTAGCAGGATTATTATATTGCTGCCACCAACAGGGTGATGTACCACCAGCAGGGTCGATGCAAGCGACGCGCATCTGGAGCTGGTACACTTCCATTTTAGCCTTCATACGCTGAAGTCGCTCTAACGACTCCCTCTACTTCAGCCTGAGCTCATCCGTAGATGTCACGCGGTTGAGGATCGCCTGATACCTCTCCCGATAATCATTCAGCTCATGCACCTGCTGGTGAAGGTTGTGTTGGAGCTCTTGAACCTGCAGCCTTAAATCCGCGCCTTTCTCGGACTCGACGGCTCGACTGGTGACAGAGTCTGACGAAGTCTGCCTATTTGTTTAAAGAGtaatattatacatttaaatctttttataaactaaatacaattaagttaaataataagatttaaaataatattatctataactaatttttattgatGTTAAACCAATTTAATTGGAATGTTTAACAAAAATACttgaatttataatattattcttgTTTTTTTGATAATTCGCCTGTTAAGATACAAACATGATATACTCTAACTCTAACAATTCATTTTGTAGCATTTTAACTTTGTTGTGATAAATATCTCTGTTATCTCTTAGCAGACAATCTCACATCACCCATTTTAAATAACAATTTGATTGTTAAAGTGGAAAGAAAACCAAAGCAAATAGAATAAGTACGTAGTAGTTGTGTAAAAGATCAATAATATAATAcgaaatatcttaaattaaaaaaCAATGCTAAATCCTTTTCATTAAAATAGACCCTTAATCTAACAGCCAATTTTGAAGTCATATAATCAAGTTTTTTAATTAGCTTTTAATTACTTTATATGGGACAATCAATCAACTTATACATGctctatataaaaatattatgtctTCATCTTGTATATATGGTTAGTATAAAGGATAATAATACAGTTAGGCAAAAGACGAAAGTTAGTTATGGTAATTACTACTGTAAATTAagggatatttcacttttcaatttccAGTTATTCACTGGCTTGTTAGAGAATGCAGCCTAGCTCATATCATATCTCTGTTCTATGTACGATTCTCAAATTCATTCAATTCATTGACTGTATATTCTATCATCTCTTTATCTTTTTGATGGTGTTTTGTTTTGAATCATATTCAAGAACCTTTTAGTTagcatatctttttgttttgttcaatttttggtatgttttgacATGATGTCAAATCGAGCTTGTATCAAAATCTTAGTTTGAGGAACAAATACAACTCTTCTGAAAAAGAGTGAGCTCAACACGAAAATCACTTAGTAATCGTATTGAAAGGACTTGTATCAAAATTACTAGTGGCAGATTTATAACGAATAAAGTAaaggaataaattaattaaataaaaaaactcaacAAACAAAAGTGTAAAAATTTCGATGAAAGAAGAATAACAACAAAAGtgcaaagaaataaaagaaaatgaatcaaataaacaaaagaaaacaaattaaaagttGACTTCTAATACTCACATGCATTTGCATTCCATGTTCTTCCGTTACGTCACTGAGATTGAGAATTttatgagtttatgtgatgatctAGTGTTCTTAATCGAAATACTCCCAACCTTTCTGGGTTCCTCATGTTTAATTTATCAAAAATGCTAttcgtacactaaaattagccactaaaatcagccacacatgtatagtttaatttattttcaatgtatatttatattttaacatgtattttatattggtggCTAACTTTAGTGGCTGATTTGGTATACACGTAGCATAGCCCTTAATTTATAGATTACAAGAATGGACTAACTCCTGAATAATCTTACCCATGACCTGATTCATCCCTGTTACCATCCCTGTTACAGATAGTGAACATGTAGCCTTCCTCCTCTTGTGACTCAATGCCTTTGTCTTTTATCTAAAATCAATCCAAATTCAAAAGAGTAACTATATTTTTTTAGCCATCATGCTTCACTGCAAAAAATACATCAACCTTCCTTCTCTTATCCTAAGTCAATTATATGAGACACTTTCTTTAGTAGTTAGCGAGATTTGACGAGGAGAATCTTCAATTAATCCATTTGGTCCTCTTTGGATCATTAATTTATGGCTTAAATCGGTGTTCAAACCTCAACTCACTGTCCCCTCTGAATTCCCAAGAACTCCCCTTGAAGGCGTTCGACTGTCTACTCTCTCATGGTCGAAACCAAAGAGTATATCTTCTATtgattcttttttctattttattaagcaACTTCTCAACATAAAAGACAACAATAATTCTTCATATCATCCTAACCCACTGTCACGTCGAAAGAGTACTGTGGGTTACCTCCATTCTCTCACCAGCCTCAAACCGGAAAATCAAGAAGCCATTGATGAGCTATGGTCGAAAGCTTTAACTCCTCAAGTCCTTCCTGTCAAGCATCCTCATGAGTCGACCATGGCTTTGAAAAGAAAACTTATCACTTATTTTCCATAATATGTGTCGAGGTAATTTGGCCTTGCACAGGCATtaccttctcctctctctcttgaAATTGGAGCCCAAATGGTTCACTATGAAGTGTCAAATTTGAAAGAATTTGACCAGATTTTGGACTTGAACTATCAAAGAGTAACTACCCAATACCAATAATATGACCTCAAATTATGCTTCCTTTCGCCGATTTTCACAAATGATGGTCGAGTATTATGAATCTCATTGCCCCTCAGTCGAACAAGTACTTTCTAACCTGGTTCTTCCTCCTGCACAGACTTTTGTTGCATAGAAGAAAACCAAAGTTGAGCACACCAACAAAATCATTGCCTTTGAAAAGTATTATAAGATAAAATGACACTTCAGAAATGTAAGGTGCGTCTTCATCAAGGCCTCAAAGAtatgggaaaagaaaaaaaaaggcacaTTTTCATAGATGACTCGATCATTATTTTAAAGCATTATCTTGAGATCCTTTTGttcagaaaaaatattttataaaaacgtTCAAGTTTCTCTTTTTTCCAATGCCCTTTTTATCTTGCTGATCGACTTCCCGACCCTCCTAAAAGATCCTGGAAGTAGATTATCGACTCTGAAAGAAGGAACTTCGTACCTTTGGCATAAACACAACTGTTGCCATCTATTACACAGGCACCAGGGATAAAATTCATGGTCAGATGGGAATTGCTGGATATCCTCTAGGTACCATGATTTcctaaatgtataatctttttaaGTCCTCACTTCCCTTATAATTTCCTCATGTTCCAGCTGCTCGACCAATGATCCTAGCGGGCATTGCTCCCGACCCTAAACCGGTTGAGAAAAACTAGAAATCAGATGAGGAAGCTGCCCCCAAGAAAACAAAGTCTAAAAGGGGTTGAGGCAAAGGACGATCGAGTGAGACCACTTTGCCTTCGAAAAAACGGGGAGCCATCCTCATGGGGGATGAacccaagaaaatacaaaaatctGATCCAGCTCCTCTTATCAAGATACTTTTCGCATTCTTCACCTTTGATAGTCAACCTTAGTTATGCATATTttaataatctattttttttagtcGAAACCTGCCAATTGTAGCTCGAAATCTCAAGCTGAAACGCAAAGTTACTCTGAGCGAAGTGCCAACCCATCAGGTGTCGAGGCTAAAGTTGCCCAACGTCATCCAAAGGTTACTATTTCTCTTCCTTTCTTAAATCCAATTTAGCCTACACCACCGACTGCAGCTTCCCAGGCTTCTACTGACTCCCCAATGGTAATTGTActtgccttttttttctttctttttttacagTCACATTTTTTGCTTtatgtaacatatatatatatatatatatatatatatatatatatatatattccagcagAAATTTGGTCCTATTTTGACATCAGTTGCAGCTACTTCTACCATTTTTCCTATCCAAAAGCCAACTGATGTCGAACGTGACGAGTCTCCTATCAATGTCCTTACTTCTGAAGTCGAAGATCTAAACTTTGATGACTTCGACTTCAACTTTGCCAACATCCTTTTGGAAGCTCGACAGGTGTACTCTTTCAAAGAGACAAGAATTTTGTCCTCTTTTGGTCAAGAACCTGGAGTCCCCCAGTGCAAGACACAGCAAAAATTATTCTGACTCATCAAGAAGAAGTCACTTCTACTAAGCCGCAACTTCCACCAGGCCCCGACTCTTTAGTTGTCAAAGGGTCAACATTGTTCTCGAATGCCTCAACCATCCCTTGGAAGAGATCAATAATAATGTTAACCTGAAAGCTCAACTATTAGTCTTCCTCGATTTTctaaaccagaaaatttcaaccgATGCCTTGATAGCCTTGGAAACTTTCATAGAAGACATTTACAATCACATTGCCAAGGTGGACTCTGTTGAGAAAAACTTCAACAAAGCAATTGAGACTTTGGCTATCCATGATAGACAGTTAAAGAAATGTGAAATAGCCTAGTCTCAATTTGAAGAAGTCTTATTAGAAGGTTGGGTCTAGAAAAAGATTATAGCCACTAAAGTcgagattttttaaaaagaattggcTGAGTTGGAGGCAAGCAAAATCAAGGTCGAAGTTACAAATGATCTTGATCGGCGAATTCAGAAAATAAATCAGGTTCATGCATCTAAAACTTCAGGTTGTACTGCCCTTATGGAAAATGTCAATTATCAAACAATCATTGCCAAATAAGACACTGTCGAAGAAGCTGTTGCCTTAGGTCGAAAGTAGAAAGATATTAAGCTTAAGTTTAGAACATTGTTTTGAATTATCGTATTTGTTGGAACTTTGAATATGAACTTTTCTTTTGTATGCACCTTCTATACTTTTGATTAACGACAATGATATAACTTTAGATATTTATCATTTACATGCCCTATTAATCGAGTAGCTATTATATCTTTTAATTCATAAGCATTGGCATTAAATATTTTTTCGACTCTAAAAGGTCCTTCCCACAAAATATTATAGTTAGGTGAAAGACGAAAGTTAGTTATGATAATTACTGTAAATTAacggatatttcacttttcagttTCTAGTTATTCACTGGCTTGTTAGAGAATGCAGCCCAGCTCATTGATGTATATAAACCTTAGCGTTCTCTGTACTATGTACAATTCTCAAATTCATTCAATTCATTGACTATATATTCTATCATCTCTTTATCTTCTTGATTGTATTTTGTTTTGAATCATATTCAAGAACCTTTCAGTTAGCATATGTTTCTGTTTCACTCGATTTTGGTATGTTTCGACAGGGTGTCGAATCGAACTTGTATCAAGATCTCAATTCAGAGAGCAAATACGACTCTTCTAAAAAAGAGTAAGCTCAACTCGAAAATTACTTAGTAATTGTATTTATGAAGTGACTTGTGTCGAAATTACTAGTGGTAGATTTATAATGAATAAAGTAAaggaataaattatttaaataaagaaaattcaataaatgaaagtgtaaaaattttaatgaaagcaaaataacaacaaaagtgcaaagaaatgaaagaaaattaatcaaacaaataaaagaaaacaaattaaaaattgacTTCTAACACTCATATGCACTTGTACTCTATGTTCTTCCGTTCCGTCATTAAGATTGAGAATTTTATGGCTTTATCTGATGATCTAATTTTCTCCCAACCTTTTTAGGTTTCTCATATTTATAGATTATAAGAATGGACTAGCTTCTGAATAATCTTGACCATAatctgattcttttttttttttctaaagccACGACTTTACCTTGACTCTAAATTCTCATGGTGACTCCCCACATTCTATCTTACTTTGTCCTTCAAGCTTCACTTTCTGACAATGTGTTCATATTTATCACGTGATGTTTTCTggtttcaattttgttttttttacccCTCCCGTTATTAAAACTTTCGACCTATACGCAAAGAGGAATTCCTCTACAACTAGCCATCTAGATCACACTTTTGCTTCTCTATATCCTCTGATCgaactttttataagtcaaaaaacTTATATTAACCATTTCTATTCTTATTAGTGAGTTCTTGAACTCAGATATTTGTTTGGATGAGGAAAAATTGTTCACATTAACAAGGTAGTCCTAACGTTGGTTTGATGGATGATTTTCCATCTTAAAATAAGTGCATTCAAGTCCGAGACGTAGCTAGATGTAATCCATTTTCCTTAATTTCCTATGTGCATGAGTAATGATCAATGAGTATGCAATAATGATCATTAGACATTTTGAATAGAAATACGGAATGGTATTATAGTACTCAAAATCAAAATCCATAaatcaaatttatatttataataaaacaaATTTGCAATCATAATCAAATTCCATTACCGTAAATTcatccaatttttttgtttgtcgAGCAAAAGTTGTTTTTGCTATAAAAGTTAGAATCGGGACTGACATCCGGggcttgaaaatttttcaaggcCCAACAAAGAAAAACTGCGAAGGTTTAATTTCTTATAGTTTTCAAGGCTTCACTAAAGGAAATTACATTAAAGTTAcgttgaaaaagaataaaataacatGTTTAACCTTTCGAAGTTCATAATCCATTCCTCACATTCTCTATTACTTTGAATTTCGAAAAGACATTTAGGAATGTATtagaacaaaaatatttttaaattgcgACCTCTCATGTGTCTTTCTTTGAAGGAATAGAAAAGGACGCACCAGTTCTATTAGTTCCTTTTTTTTTCGATAGTTTGAAGTAAAACATCGATCCATACGGAGAGAAGAATTCATGATATaatttatattcaattaattaatcCCCTTCAGCATAATTATCAAGGATAATCACTCTTCCATAAGTCAAAACTCTTCTTTTTTGGGGTTTTATTTAGTTTCAAAAGGTTAAACTATTTCGATAAGAGttgaaattaaagtgcatcagAAATATTTTTCGTTAATATTTTAATAGTTAGCTCATGTCAATTTTTAGGTTGTTTgaaagataaatcacaaaaaatgcatttgaaatattttattattaataaaaatattctcaacttttgttatcaataaaaatatatttaaactaTTTAAAAATGTGGTAAAAATACACATGTGTGAACAAAGAGTTTCTATATTAACTGGAGAGAGTGATTTGGCAAAAAGAACTTCTTATGTATGTGCCATAAGTGAGATTCTAATATTAGTAAgtcacataatattttttattaatagtgcAGTTTTTTATCACAACTAAGtatttttagcatatttttaaaattatttaaaaatatttttattaataataaaatttatagacaTGTTTTTTTAGTGCTAAGATAATCGGAGTGCATCTTTTATAATTTACTCTCGCAGTCTCGCTtgaatgtattattattataagcCGGTTGATGTTGATGATACTTGCTACTTGTAGGTGAATAATCATAacggtttttttatttaaataaaaaaaatacttttttactattttaaactGAAATAAGTAGATGAACAGATCAACAAAATTAAACATTATGTTATATTTTCGTAATCAGTTcaactaggtatcctttaaaaGTTGTACAATATTCagccttttattacaataatttaaaaaaaataaaataaatatatctaaaaattttaaatagatttagtgtctttttaaaattaaatacacattcaaaatacaaactaaataaaactgaaatttaaaatttaaatttaaattttaaatttctattttaaatttaatatatttaattattaatatattataattacaatttaaatacacatccaaaaatcaaattagttataattcaaaattttgaatttaaaattttaaaataaatcttaaaccgttttaaaattttggatgtgtttcaaacATGTTTTGTATATAAgtcaataattttagatgtgtaataaatgaaaaataaccaatatttacaaacatacattttaataattttaaaagcattaatgttcaaataagtaacgataaaattcaacaaataataaaaaaaatgagaaatattagatgaattttattgaataagatataaaaaaaattaattttatatttaatgtttaaatttaaatttttgatttatgattttggatgtgttttagaaatattttttgtatcacttaataattttagatgtgttacaattgaaaacaaaatcgaaTTTTTACAAACAAGcattttaatacttttaaaagcattaatattaaaataagtaaCGGAAAAATCTAActattaaaaaaagagaaatattagatgagtttttctcgaataagatataaaaaattaattttatttttaatgtttaaatttaaattttagatttataattttggatgtgttttaaaaatattttatgtatactttaataattttagatgtgttacaattgaaaaaaaaataatttttacgaacatacattttaataattttaaaagcgttaatattcaaataagcaatgaaaaaattcaaaaaaaaataaaagaaagaaagaaagaaagaaaaaaataaagaagaagaaaaaaatattgatatatacactgattatttattatttaattcaaatattGATATAATCTTATTAAAATAATGATGAATGAGTTTTGAGTTAGTATGTAAGTCACTCGAAATAGAAACAAAATAGCACGActcatctaataataataataataataataataaaatgttaaatatgaaataataaatttaccaaTAGAGAAATAATACTCttctataaaaaattttgtaaagaacatagagagagaagaaaaaaaaagaacgtaCACGAGAGAGGGAAGGGGGacgtgcaaataaataaaaaactaataaaataactattttatgaagtaagtaggaagttagagaaattctagtatttgaaatttaaattaattttaattaccaacaTGTTTAGCTACAAATTAGGAATGTcttttaactaaaatttatttaaataatattatttaaatttaaaggcTGAATAAAGGCTGAATTTTAAAGGACACATAGCATTTTCCATTCAGATACGAGGAGTTGGCAGTTGCAACAGATGGGTTCTCGAAAGCAAATTTACTTGGAGAAGGTGGATTCGGTTATGTCCACAAAGGACTCCTTCCAAACGGCAAAGAGGCTGCCATCAAACAGCTCAAGGATGGAAGTAGGCAGGGAGAGCGTGAATTCCAAGCTGAAGTAGACATAATCACTCGGCTTCATCACAGGAATCTCGTTTCTTTGCTTGGATATTGCATCGCCGACCACCATAGACTTCTCGTCTATGAATTTGTTCCAAACAATACATTAGAGTTCCATCTACatggtattttttaaaagttgaaTAATACAATTGTATgttagtttttactttttactttttacttgcaAAGATTgtgtataaattaaaaaaattatcatgtatattttttaataatataattattataaaatattacagaacaatcatattagatatatattaaaattagtcactattataacatataaaatatatattaaaaataagttaaactataaatatatttttatataaatatataatacataattaattttaatagttaattttagtatataaataatattttttattatataaatatactagtaaaaagtcatagaaaaattaTATTCGAGTATCAAAATCTTATCGGTTTTTACCAAGAGATTTTCTATAATAGTACAAataaataacaatattaataaaattgTTTTATGGTTGCATTAATAACTTTTTAATGGATCGGATATAAATTATAATGGCTATTCACTTATTTGAACTACAGGGCAAGGTCCTACTATAGATTGGCCTACAAGAATGAGGATTGCTCTAGGAGCTGCTAAGGGAATAGCATATCTTCATGAGGAATGTATGTCCTTTCATatgaaatttaaaagattttacttcttggatatatatatatatatatatatatatatatatatatatatgactcattCAACATTATTAAtggatatttaattaattttttaactaaatatgAGGATATTATtcatattcaaattcaaatacaatatgtcaccaaaaaaattcaaatacaatatTATCGAAGAAAAT
The sequence above is drawn from the Arachis hypogaea cultivar Tifrunner chromosome 4, arahy.Tifrunner.gnm2.J5K5, whole genome shotgun sequence genome and encodes:
- the LOC112795341 gene encoding proline-rich receptor-like protein kinase PERK1, whose protein sequence is MGIAGYPLATSTIFPIQKPTDVERDESPINVLTSEVEDLNFDDFDFNFANILLEARQGVESNLYQDLNSESKYDSSKKEYEELAVATDGFSKANLLGEGGFGYVHKGLLPNGKEAAIKQLKDGSRQGEREFQAEVDIITRLHHRNLVSLLGYCIADHHRLLVYEFVPNNTLEFHLHGQGPTIDWPTRMRIALGAAKGIAYLHEECYPKIIHRDIKAANILLDFNFQAKVADFGLAKFCPDMNTHVSTRVMGTLGYVAPEYASSGNLTEKANVFSFEVMLLELITGRRPVIDSHHTFMEVSLAMPLLTKVLKDNNFEVVADRKLQNQYEPTEMVSMLASAAASIRYEAKLRPKMSQIVRALEGDASQVAEFTSNVLCLESEAATYRREMIKIIFDMSGSTS